The following proteins are co-located in the Halococcus salsus genome:
- a CDS encoding PaaI family thioesterase, translating into MSDADVPDGMTDLLQEFIDDHGYLSWLGTTVESMTHDTLVLSVPFDEKLSNSRPGDGDDPAQVHGGIAATLIDTAGGIALRPHLDDPLNGGVATINLNVNYLRPAGGDLTATAEVVRAGSSVGVSTVTVESEAPDGESKPVATGQGAYRLFR; encoded by the coding sequence ATGAGCGACGCCGACGTTCCGGACGGGATGACCGACCTGCTCCAGGAGTTCATCGACGACCACGGCTACCTCTCGTGGCTCGGGACGACCGTCGAATCGATGACCCACGACACGCTCGTGCTGTCGGTCCCCTTCGACGAGAAGCTCTCGAACTCCCGGCCGGGCGACGGCGACGACCCGGCCCAGGTCCACGGCGGCATCGCCGCGACCCTCATCGACACCGCGGGTGGGATCGCGCTCCGGCCCCACCTCGACGACCCGCTCAACGGCGGCGTGGCGACCATCAACCTCAACGTCAACTACCTCCGGCCTGCCGGCGGCGACCTCACCGCCACCGCGGAGGTCGTCAGAGCAGGATCGAGCGTCGGCGTCTCCACCGTCACGGTCGAGAGCGAGGCCCCCGACGGCGAGTCCAAACCCGTGGCGACGGGCCAGGGTGCCTACCGGCTGTTTCGGTAG
- a CDS encoding Hvo_1808 family surface protein codes for MRAVAVLSVVALVVLAGCSVPFLGSGPNASAPTSGSSGTTEGGGAAKGDTGGSSDGTGAASAGTIPPDPANDALGWEGGYWYNESIAVTTGDGYNASERAALVNVTMARVERIRGLEFTQSVPVEVISRADYSRSTGDGGGRSPAFRTFDNAKFEGMFLVGEDRNSLAVQQSNRGQNVLGYYSPANDSIVVVSPTATPDVDPSTLAHELTHALQDQHFDLSSSNPATRDAYNARNGLVEGDANYIEDQYDAACEAEWQCTEAAAGSAGTASGGDGDSTSSLDLGVYILSYFPYADGPAFVSYLRSHGGWDRVNAAYDDLPASAEQVIHPEKYGSDPPTNLTVANSTANGWERVRPPGRPDYAVLGQSALAATFGATLYDDYNDTSVVAPGAFLNLEAGSVNTSDPFNYGFNYTNGWDGDRMAVYRKGNETGYVWKLAWDSPAEAREFVDGYHDLLSHWGGEPESGSGDVWVVRDDSPYSDAFRITRDGNTVTIVNAPETGDLNDVHAGG; via the coding sequence ATGCGAGCCGTCGCCGTTCTTTCCGTGGTCGCGCTGGTGGTTCTCGCCGGCTGTAGCGTCCCGTTTCTCGGTAGCGGTCCCAACGCCTCCGCTCCCACCTCGGGTTCGAGCGGGACGACGGAGGGAGGCGGAGCGGCCAAGGGGGACACGGGCGGTTCTAGTGACGGCACGGGCGCGGCCAGTGCGGGCACGATCCCCCCGGACCCCGCGAACGACGCGCTCGGGTGGGAGGGCGGCTACTGGTACAACGAATCGATAGCGGTCACGACCGGCGACGGCTACAACGCCAGCGAGCGCGCCGCGCTCGTCAACGTCACGATGGCGCGCGTCGAGCGGATCCGGGGGCTCGAGTTCACGCAGTCGGTGCCGGTGGAGGTCATCTCCCGTGCCGACTACAGCCGGTCGACCGGCGACGGCGGGGGCCGGTCGCCGGCCTTCCGGACGTTCGACAACGCGAAGTTCGAAGGGATGTTCCTGGTCGGCGAGGACCGCAACTCGCTCGCGGTTCAGCAGTCGAACCGCGGCCAGAACGTCCTCGGCTACTACAGCCCGGCGAACGACTCGATCGTGGTGGTCTCGCCGACGGCCACCCCCGACGTCGACCCCTCGACGCTGGCCCACGAGCTGACCCACGCGCTCCAGGACCAGCACTTCGACCTCTCGTCGTCGAACCCCGCGACGCGCGACGCTTACAACGCCCGGAACGGGCTGGTCGAGGGCGACGCCAACTACATCGAGGACCAGTACGACGCGGCCTGTGAGGCCGAGTGGCAGTGCACCGAGGCCGCGGCCGGGAGCGCTGGCACCGCCAGCGGCGGGGACGGCGACAGCACCAGTAGCCTCGACCTCGGGGTCTACATCCTCTCGTACTTCCCGTACGCCGACGGCCCCGCGTTCGTCAGCTATCTCCGTTCGCACGGCGGCTGGGACCGGGTGAACGCGGCCTACGACGACCTCCCGGCGAGCGCCGAGCAGGTCATCCACCCCGAGAAATACGGCTCCGACCCCCCCACCAACCTCACGGTCGCGAACAGCACCGCGAACGGCTGGGAGCGGGTGCGCCCGCCGGGCCGGCCCGACTACGCCGTGCTCGGCCAGTCGGCGCTCGCGGCGACCTTCGGCGCGACGCTCTACGACGACTACAACGACACCTCGGTCGTCGCGCCGGGAGCGTTCCTCAACCTCGAAGCCGGGAGCGTCAACACCAGCGACCCGTTCAACTACGGCTTCAACTACACCAACGGCTGGGACGGCGACCGGATGGCGGTCTATCGGAAGGGCAACGAGACGGGCTACGTCTGGAAGCTCGCGTGGGATTCGCCCGCCGAGGCCCGCGAGTTCGTCGACGGCTACCACGACCTCCTCTCGCACTGGGGCGGCGAGCCCGAATCGGGAAGCGGGGACGTCTGGGTGGTCCGTGACGACAGCCCCTACAGCGACGCCTTCCGGATCACACGGGATGGGAACACCGTCACCATCGTCAACGCACCCGAGACCGGCGACCTGAACGACGTCCACGCGGGCGGCTGA
- a CDS encoding DUF7268 family protein, with protein MGPQEWLLVRTRLLGTAAAVGVVAGGLAVLGLSVLRNLDFASTQTFAVGALVLGFGVLGWSGSVLAGRGIESLQTYLDAGTDWTEADSRRAMTRVLGFGAGVMVGVVLATVAIG; from the coding sequence ATGGGCCCCCAGGAATGGCTCCTCGTTCGAACCCGCCTTCTCGGCACCGCCGCGGCGGTCGGTGTCGTCGCCGGCGGCCTCGCTGTGCTCGGTCTCTCGGTCCTCCGAAACCTCGACTTCGCCAGCACGCAGACGTTCGCGGTCGGCGCGCTCGTGCTCGGTTTCGGCGTGCTCGGTTGGTCGGGGTCGGTGCTCGCGGGCCGCGGTATCGAGTCGCTTCAGACGTATCTCGACGCCGGCACCGACTGGACCGAGGCGGACTCCCGGCGCGCCATGACACGGGTTTTGGGGTTCGGTGCGGGCGTGATGGTCGGGGTCGTTCTGGCGACGGTCGCCATTGGGTAA
- a CDS encoding lipoate--protein ligase family protein, protein MRIVEGRAEDIEADRARTRELFEHTEETGEPAVRVWTPHRQVAFGRRDSQENGYEEAKRAAEDHDFPVVEREVGGRAVAYTGTTVTFARAEPVNEGITERYDRATDDLLTAFEELGVDARPGEPPDSFCPGSHSLQANGKIAGLAQRVTGEAALVAGIVLTRDAAEIVTALDPVYAALDVPFDPESVGSVERAGGESEPEAVVRAVETALVEGDDEAADDREA, encoded by the coding sequence ATGCGAATCGTCGAGGGCCGGGCCGAGGACATCGAGGCCGACAGGGCCCGAACCCGGGAGCTGTTCGAGCACACCGAGGAGACCGGCGAGCCGGCGGTCCGGGTCTGGACGCCCCACCGCCAGGTCGCCTTCGGGCGGCGCGACTCTCAGGAGAACGGCTACGAGGAGGCCAAACGCGCCGCCGAGGACCACGACTTCCCGGTCGTCGAACGGGAGGTCGGCGGTCGCGCGGTGGCCTACACCGGGACCACGGTGACCTTCGCGCGCGCCGAACCCGTCAATGAAGGAATCACCGAACGCTATGACCGTGCGACCGACGACCTCCTGACCGCATTCGAGGAACTCGGGGTCGACGCCCGCCCCGGCGAGCCGCCCGACTCGTTCTGTCCGGGATCGCACTCGCTCCAGGCGAACGGAAAGATCGCGGGCCTCGCCCAGCGCGTCACCGGCGAGGCCGCGCTCGTCGCGGGCATCGTCCTCACCCGCGACGCGGCGGAGATAGTGACCGCGCTTGACCCCGTCTACGCCGCGCTCGACGTGCCGTTCGACCCGGAATCGGTGGGGAGCGTCGAGCGGGCGGGCGGGGAGAGCGAGCCGGAAGCCGTCGTGCGGGCGGTCGAGACGGCGCTGGTCGAGGGCGACGATGAAGCGGCCGACGACCGGGAGGCTTAG
- a CDS encoding DUF4385 domain-containing protein produces MSDGPEYDIDFREHPEEYEVGRGEEGVFKVEPYKSELLDYWGYADRETADEAGAAIYAKYREYRDEGDFPGMDMARKYLQMGYTRAMRYARCPGGQKYVDGEERDPEKWVDHDKREAALIYEVWWERVENDKVYQQAKSAHREGG; encoded by the coding sequence ATGTCCGATGGCCCGGAGTACGACATCGACTTTCGCGAGCACCCGGAGGAGTACGAGGTCGGCCGCGGCGAGGAGGGCGTGTTCAAGGTCGAACCGTACAAGAGCGAACTTCTCGACTACTGGGGCTACGCCGACCGCGAGACCGCCGACGAGGCCGGGGCGGCCATCTACGCGAAGTATCGGGAGTACCGCGACGAGGGCGACTTCCCGGGGATGGACATGGCGCGGAAATATTTGCAGATGGGCTACACCCGGGCGATGCGCTACGCGCGCTGTCCTGGTGGACAGAAGTACGTAGATGGGGAAGAACGCGACCCCGAGAAGTGGGTCGACCACGACAAACGCGAGGCCGCGCTGATTTATGAGGTCTGGTGGGAGCGAGTGGAGAACGACAAGGTGTATCAGCAGGCGAAATCGGCGCATCGAGAAGGTGGGTGA
- a CDS encoding nicotinate phosphoribosyltransferase encodes MPDPEFDIVSPAVIREGRATDAYFERTVETLDYVGKNPRVVAEVTADQFSTGEFEVFAGIEDAAHLLRGLDVDADALREGQLFDGGPVLRIEGRYLEFARFETALLGFLSHPSGMATSALRARLAAPDSSLLSFGARHVHPSIAAVVERSALVAGFDGFSHVAAGDLLDREASGTMPHALVICFGKGNQEDAWVAFDEAAPESVPRIALCDTYTDEVDETLRAADALGEDLDSVRIDTTGSRRGDFRHILREVRWALDARGREDVGLFASGGLGPETLRDLRDVADGFGVGSYVSNADPVDFALDIVEIDGEPVSKRGKLSGRKQVYRTSTGGHHVALADHDAEGEPLLEPLIRDGEVIREFDLDAAAERARADAELVDFGTDD; translated from the coding sequence ATGCCCGACCCCGAGTTCGATATCGTCTCGCCCGCCGTCATCCGCGAGGGCCGCGCCACCGACGCCTACTTCGAACGGACCGTCGAGACGCTCGACTACGTCGGGAAGAATCCACGAGTCGTCGCCGAGGTCACCGCCGACCAGTTCTCGACTGGGGAGTTCGAGGTCTTCGCCGGGATCGAGGACGCCGCCCACCTCCTTCGTGGGCTAGATGTCGACGCCGACGCCCTCCGCGAGGGACAGCTGTTCGACGGCGGGCCGGTGCTCCGGATCGAGGGACGATACCTCGAGTTCGCTCGGTTCGAAACCGCGCTCTTGGGGTTTCTCTCGCACCCCTCCGGGATGGCGACGAGCGCGCTCCGGGCGCGGCTGGCCGCCCCCGATTCATCGCTGTTGAGCTTCGGCGCGCGCCACGTCCACCCCTCGATCGCGGCGGTCGTCGAGCGGAGCGCGCTGGTGGCGGGTTTCGACGGCTTCTCGCACGTCGCCGCGGGCGACCTCCTCGACCGGGAGGCCAGCGGCACGATGCCCCACGCGCTCGTGATCTGTTTCGGGAAGGGAAACCAGGAGGACGCGTGGGTCGCCTTCGACGAGGCCGCGCCCGAGTCCGTCCCGCGGATCGCGCTGTGTGACACCTACACCGACGAGGTCGACGAGACCCTCCGGGCGGCCGACGCGCTCGGCGAGGACCTCGACAGCGTCCGGATCGACACCACGGGCTCGCGCCGCGGGGACTTCCGGCACATCCTGCGCGAGGTGCGCTGGGCGCTCGACGCGCGGGGCCGCGAGGACGTCGGCCTCTTCGCCAGCGGCGGGCTCGGCCCCGAGACGCTTCGGGACCTCCGGGACGTCGCGGACGGCTTCGGCGTCGGGAGCTACGTCTCGAACGCCGACCCCGTCGACTTCGCGCTCGATATCGTCGAGATCGACGGCGAACCCGTCTCGAAACGCGGGAAGCTCTCGGGAAGGAAGCAGGTCTATCGAACGTCCACGGGCGGTCACCACGTCGCGCTCGCCGACCACGACGCCGAGGGCGAGCCACTGTTGGAGCCACTGATCCGCGACGGTGAGGTCATCCGGGAGTTCGACCTCGACGCGGCGGCCGAACGAGCGAGAGCGGACGCGGAACTCGTGGACTTCGGGACCGACGACTGA
- a CDS encoding dihydroorotase, producing MLITNARLADGRRRDVRVDGERIAAVEADLDPHADERVLDTDDDLLLPGMIDTHVHFREPGFPEKETWATGSRSAAAGGVTTVVDQPNTEPPTVTGDAFDDKADLATDSIVDFGINGGVTPEWDPEELFDRPLFALGEVFLADSTGEMGIDADLFATAAREAADHGVPVTVHAEDATLFDEGARNRDDADAWSAYRTAEAEAVAVERACEVGREVGSGVHIAHTSTPEGVDAANEAGMTCEVTPHHLLLSRDDLDDLGTLGRMNPPLRSEERRAAVYDRVANGTVDVIATDHAPHTRAEKDAGIWDAPSGVPGVETALPLLLEEARQGRLGYERVRDLTAANPAAVFDRPRKGRVEAGRDADLVLVDPDSPREIRGEGLHSKAGWTPFEGWNGVFPELTMVRGETVYERNEDGERFGEVGGENVRLSR from the coding sequence ATGCTCATCACGAACGCGCGGCTCGCCGACGGCCGCCGGCGCGACGTCCGCGTCGACGGCGAGCGGATCGCCGCCGTCGAGGCCGACCTCGACCCGCACGCCGACGAACGCGTCCTCGACACCGACGACGACCTCCTCCTCCCAGGGATGATCGACACACACGTCCACTTCCGGGAGCCGGGGTTCCCCGAGAAGGAGACCTGGGCCACGGGCAGCCGGTCGGCGGCGGCGGGCGGGGTCACCACGGTCGTCGACCAGCCGAACACGGAGCCGCCAACGGTCACGGGCGACGCCTTCGACGACAAGGCCGACCTGGCGACCGACTCGATCGTGGATTTCGGGATCAACGGCGGCGTCACGCCCGAGTGGGACCCCGAGGAACTGTTCGACCGCCCGCTGTTCGCGCTCGGCGAGGTGTTCCTCGCGGACTCAACGGGCGAGATGGGTATCGACGCCGACCTGTTCGCGACGGCCGCCCGCGAGGCCGCCGACCACGGGGTCCCCGTGACCGTCCACGCCGAGGACGCGACGCTGTTCGACGAAGGTGCGAGAAACCGCGACGACGCGGACGCCTGGAGCGCCTACCGAACCGCCGAAGCCGAGGCCGTCGCCGTCGAGCGCGCGTGCGAGGTCGGTCGAGAGGTTGGGTCAGGGGTACACATCGCCCACACCAGCACGCCCGAGGGCGTCGATGCCGCGAACGAGGCAGGGATGACCTGCGAGGTCACGCCCCACCACCTCCTCCTCTCGCGCGACGATCTCGACGACCTGGGGACCCTCGGCCGGATGAATCCCCCACTCCGGAGCGAGGAACGGCGGGCCGCGGTCTACGACCGCGTCGCGAACGGAACGGTCGACGTGATCGCGACCGACCACGCGCCCCACACCCGCGCCGAGAAGGACGCGGGCATCTGGGACGCCCCGAGCGGCGTTCCGGGCGTCGAGACCGCGCTCCCGCTCCTGCTGGAGGAAGCGCGTCAGGGACGGCTGGGCTACGAGCGCGTCCGCGACCTCACGGCCGCGAACCCCGCCGCCGTCTTCGACCGCCCGCGGAAGGGCCGGGTCGAGGCGGGTCGGGACGCCGACCTCGTGCTGGTCGACCCCGACTCGCCGCGCGAGATCCGTGGCGAGGGGCTCCACTCGAAGGCGGGCTGGACGCCGTTCGAGGGCTGGAACGGCGTCTTCCCGGAACTGACGATGGTTCGCGGGGAGACGGTCTACGAACGGAACGAGGACGGCGAGCGCTTCGGCGAGGTGGGCGGCGAGAACGTTCGTCTCAGTCGGTGA
- a CDS encoding dimethylarginine dimethylaminohydrolase family protein has protein sequence MSVETAVHDPTDRVGFVPTDADARSRERTTLLVRPQYFGVSYRINPYMRPEAGADAARAREQWDDLRGVYDDLPARTTVLDPDEAVVGARDRRPAVRGPTQLPDMVFCANHGLALPDERGVVLSRMATSERADEVDYFAAWCEDQDYTVHTVESGPFEGTGDAIWHPGRRLLWGGYGIRTSRAVYDELADLLGVPILGLELVDERYYHLDVCFAPLDESTVLVEPAAFTDASRERIEGCFDRVIEAGPGESERGLACNCHPIDGEHVVMGAGNPETAARVESAGFEVHEVPTDEFQKAGGSVRCLTLSLG, from the coding sequence ATGTCCGTCGAGACCGCCGTCCACGACCCCACGGACCGTGTCGGGTTCGTACCCACGGATGCCGATGCCCGTTCGCGCGAGCGCACGACGTTGCTGGTTCGACCCCAATATTTCGGGGTGAGCTACCGTATCAACCCCTACATGCGTCCCGAGGCCGGAGCCGACGCCGCGCGGGCACGCGAGCAGTGGGACGACCTCCGTGGGGTCTACGACGACCTCCCGGCACGGACCACGGTGCTCGACCCGGACGAGGCCGTGGTGGGTGCACGCGACCGTCGCCCGGCGGTCCGAGGTCCGACGCAGCTTCCCGACATGGTGTTCTGTGCGAACCACGGGCTCGCGCTCCCCGACGAGCGTGGGGTCGTGCTCTCGCGGATGGCGACCAGCGAGCGCGCCGACGAGGTCGACTACTTCGCGGCGTGGTGTGAGGACCAGGACTACACCGTCCACACCGTCGAGAGCGGCCCGTTCGAGGGCACCGGCGACGCGATCTGGCATCCCGGTCGACGGCTGCTCTGGGGTGGCTACGGTATCCGAACCAGCAGAGCGGTCTACGACGAGCTCGCCGATCTCCTCGGGGTTCCTATCCTGGGACTCGAACTCGTCGACGAACGTTACTACCACCTCGACGTCTGTTTCGCGCCGCTCGACGAATCCACGGTCCTGGTCGAGCCGGCGGCGTTCACCGACGCGAGCCGCGAGCGTATCGAGGGCTGTTTCGATCGGGTGATCGAGGCCGGACCGGGCGAGTCCGAGCGCGGGCTGGCCTGCAACTGCCACCCTATCGACGGCGAGCACGTCGTGATGGGCGCGGGCAACCCCGAGACGGCCGCACGGGTCGAGAGTGCAGGATTCGAGGTCCACGAGGTTCCGACGGACGAGTTCCAGAAGGCGGGTGGGTCGGTGCGGTGTCTCACGCTCTCGCTCGGGTAG
- a CDS encoding cysteine hydrolase family protein produces the protein MEFDPDRTAVVVVDMQNGFCHPEGSLSAPASEDVIDPIADLVTDARAAGVKTVFTRDVHPPEQFAGNHYYDEFERWGEHVVEGSWEAEVVDELAGKADHVVEKHTYDAFHDTELEGWLRARGVDDLLICGTLANVCVLHTAGSAGLRDFRPVLVPDAIGAIEDAHHEYALDHADWLFGEVTERANITFGSEQ, from the coding sequence ATGGAGTTCGACCCCGACCGGACCGCCGTCGTCGTCGTGGACATGCAAAACGGGTTCTGTCACCCGGAGGGGAGCCTCTCCGCCCCCGCCAGCGAGGACGTGATCGACCCTATCGCCGACCTCGTCACGGACGCCCGGGCGGCGGGTGTGAAGACGGTATTCACGCGCGATGTCCACCCGCCGGAGCAGTTCGCGGGGAACCACTACTACGACGAGTTCGAGCGCTGGGGCGAGCACGTCGTCGAGGGGTCGTGGGAAGCCGAAGTCGTCGACGAACTCGCTGGCAAGGCCGACCACGTCGTCGAGAAACACACCTACGACGCCTTCCACGACACCGAGCTGGAGGGGTGGCTGCGGGCGCGCGGGGTCGACGACCTCCTCATCTGTGGGACGCTCGCGAACGTCTGCGTGCTCCACACCGCGGGCAGCGCCGGCCTCCGGGATTTCAGACCCGTCCTCGTCCCGGACGCCATCGGAGCCATCGAGGACGCCCACCACGAGTACGCGCTCGACCACGCCGACTGGTTGTTCGGGGAAGTCACAGAACGCGCCAATATCACGTTCGGAAGCGAACAGTAG